A stretch of Corallococcus silvisoli DNA encodes these proteins:
- a CDS encoding alpha/beta fold hydrolase — protein MRPVRPTVDIPPRAETPRVFDLSLPDLPLEAGARVAPHLVRGWWWGPPEDLAWLQSRALVHSEEATREGRLRVVRRTASELRDAATHARRAGPRRAPDAAAPTVLLVHALTGDMNAGGEGGWWAPVIGPGRPLDPSRVRLLCFNNLGSCYGTAGPADEGFPLRTDDTRFGPAPVLAKGDLRLDERSLPATVTPWDQARSILAALDALGVEEVALVTGGSLGGMVVLCLAALAPERFQRMVPIATAEAASAWVVGWNHVARQAILLDPEYPESPRRGLELARQLATLTYRAEAGLDALQPRPQAWSSRALYPVESYLEHQGAKLEARFDARAYLTLLGAMDHHDLTRVPTPRGGPGVDRIRASTLSIGIDRDALFPPEHMKALSRRLRAQGLHAEYAALCSVHGHDGFLIEWDALAPLLLRALALPPGVGRDARISSPAGVRARKTS, from the coding sequence ATGCGACCCGTGAGGCCCACCGTGGACATTCCCCCGCGCGCGGAGACCCCGCGCGTCTTCGACCTGTCACTGCCGGACCTGCCGCTGGAGGCCGGCGCCCGCGTGGCGCCCCACCTGGTGCGCGGCTGGTGGTGGGGGCCCCCGGAGGACCTCGCGTGGTTGCAGTCCCGCGCCCTCGTGCACTCCGAGGAGGCCACGCGCGAAGGCCGGCTGCGCGTGGTGCGCCGGACCGCCTCCGAGCTGCGCGACGCGGCCACCCACGCGCGCCGCGCCGGTCCCCGCCGCGCACCGGACGCGGCGGCGCCCACGGTGCTGCTCGTGCACGCGCTCACCGGGGACATGAACGCCGGAGGGGAAGGCGGCTGGTGGGCGCCCGTCATCGGGCCGGGCCGGCCGTTGGACCCTTCGCGCGTGCGGCTGCTGTGCTTCAACAACCTGGGCTCCTGCTACGGCACCGCGGGCCCCGCGGACGAAGGCTTCCCGCTGCGCACCGATGACACGCGCTTCGGCCCGGCGCCGGTGCTGGCCAAGGGCGACCTGCGCCTGGATGAGCGGAGCCTGCCCGCCACGGTGACGCCGTGGGACCAGGCCCGCTCCATCCTCGCCGCGCTGGATGCGCTGGGCGTGGAGGAGGTGGCGCTCGTCACCGGCGGGTCGCTGGGCGGCATGGTGGTGCTGTGCCTGGCGGCGCTGGCGCCGGAGCGCTTCCAGCGCATGGTGCCCATCGCGACGGCGGAGGCCGCGTCCGCGTGGGTGGTGGGCTGGAACCACGTGGCCCGGCAGGCCATCCTGCTCGACCCCGAGTATCCCGAGTCCCCCCGGCGCGGACTGGAGCTGGCCCGCCAGCTGGCGACGCTCACCTACCGCGCGGAGGCGGGCCTGGACGCACTGCAACCCCGGCCCCAGGCGTGGTCCTCGCGCGCGCTGTACCCGGTGGAGAGCTACCTGGAGCACCAGGGCGCGAAGCTGGAGGCGCGCTTCGATGCCCGCGCCTATCTGACGCTGCTGGGCGCCATGGACCACCACGACCTCACGCGCGTCCCGACGCCCCGGGGCGGCCCCGGCGTGGACCGCATCCGGGCGAGCACGCTGAGCATCGGCATCGACCGGGACGCGCTCTTCCCTCCTGAACACATGAAGGCCCTGTCCCGGCGCCTGCGCGCGCAGGGGCTCCACGCCGAATACGCGGCCCTGTGCAGCGTGCATGGCCACGACGGCTTCCTCATCGAATGGGACGCGCTCGCGCCCCTGCTGCTGCGCGCCCTCGCCCTGCCTCCGGGCGTGGGCCGCGACGCCCGCATCTCCTCTCCTGCCGGCGTCCGCGCCCGGAAGACGTCATGA